A window from Vulpes vulpes isolate BD-2025 chromosome 9, VulVul3, whole genome shotgun sequence encodes these proteins:
- the ADAT3 gene encoding probable inactive tRNA-specific adenosine deaminase-like protein 3, with the protein MDPAPGPVEQRGDEKTGSPEQEPERWQALPVLSEQQSQDVELVLAYAAPVLDKRQTSRLLKEVSAVHPLPAQPHLKRVRPSRDASRPHALEMLLCLAGPAAGTRSLAELLPQPAVDPRGLGQPFLVPVPARPPLTRGQFEEARAHWPTSFHEDRQVTRALAGRLFSAQERTAMQGHMEQAVWAARQAAARGLRAVGAVVVDPSSGRVLATGHDCSNAASPLLHATMVCIDLVAQGQGRGAYDLGPYPACSFVPAVTPQSVRVGSVRKLDEDGDMRDDSVPYVCTGYDLYVTREPCAMCAMALVHSRVQRVFYGAPSPDGALGTRFRIHARPDLNHRFQVFRGVLEAQCRRLDPGA; encoded by the coding sequence ATGgaccccgccccgggccccgtgGAGCAGCGTGGGGACGAGAAGACCGGGAGCCCCGAGCAGGAGCCCGAGCGCTGGCAAGCCCTCCCGGTCCTGTCCGAGCAGCAGTCCCAGGACGTGGAGCTGGTGCTGGCCTACGCCGCACCCGTCCTCGACAAGCGCCAGACCTCGCGCCTCCTCAAGGAGGTGTCGGCCGTCCACCCGCTGCCCGCCCAGCCTCACCTCAAGAGGGTGCGGCCGAGCCGCGACGCCAGCCGCCCGCATGCGCTAGAGATGCTGCTGTGCCTGGCGGGGCCGGCCGCGGGCACCAGGTCGCTCGCCGAGCTGCTCCCGCAGCCGGCCGTGGACCCTCGGGGCCTGGGCCAGCCCTTCCTGGTGCCTGTGCCTGCCCGGCCGCCCCTGACCAGAGGCCAGTTTGAGGAGGCGCGGGCCCACTGGCCCACGTCCTTCCACGAGGATCGGCAGGTGACGCGTGCCTTGGCCGGGCGGCTCTTCTCGGCGCAGGAGCGGACAGCGATGCAGGGCCACATGGAGCAGGCCGTGTGGGCCGCTCGGCAGGCGGCTGCCAGGGGCCTGAGGGCGGTGGGGGCCGTGGTGGTGGACCCGTCCTCAGGCCGAGTGCTGGCCACGGGTCACGACTGCAGCAACGCGGCCAGCCCCCTGCTGCACGCCACCATGGTGTGCATTGACCTGgtggcccagggccagggccgcGGCGCCTATGACCTCGGCCCCTACCCTGCCTGCTCCTTCGTCCCAGCCGTCACTCCCCAGAGCGTCCGGGTGGGCTCCGTGCGCAAGCTGGATGAGGATGGGGACATGCGTGACGACAGCGTCCCCTATGTGTGCACGGGCTACGACCTCTACGTCACCCGCGAGCCCTGTGCCATGTGTGCCATGGCCCTGGTACACTCCCGCGTGCAGCGCGTTTTCTACGGGGCACCCTCGCCCGACGGTGCCCTGGGGACCCGCTTCCGCATCCACGCGCGGCCTGACCTCAACCACCGCTTCCAGGTGTTCCGTGGTGTCCTGGAGGCCCAGTGCCGCCGCCTGGACCCTGGCGCGTAG